One window from the genome of Paracoccus zhejiangensis encodes:
- a CDS encoding DUF2840 domain-containing protein: MNGIDAHDDDLTRVELTWVEGRTEYWIRFGHEAGTQLLDRNRRIVSFGPGAVFAFVRWAANDHGTIISRLDILRAVAPGESYQTLPFARPGGEILLKIEGWPKVEAVLRHVDGIEAIGVDPAQVDPDHWRHVAHWMNAGEAPRPYTAERHQAWLRRREIAP, encoded by the coding sequence ATGAACGGCATCGACGCCCATGACGACGATCTGACCCGCGTGGAACTGACCTGGGTGGAAGGCAGGACCGAATACTGGATCAGGTTCGGCCATGAGGCGGGAACGCAGCTCCTCGACCGCAACCGCCGTATCGTCTCTTTCGGTCCTGGCGCGGTGTTCGCGTTCGTCCGCTGGGCGGCGAACGACCACGGCACGATCATTTCGCGCCTCGACATCCTGCGCGCGGTTGCGCCGGGCGAGTCCTATCAGACGCTGCCCTTCGCCCGTCCGGGCGGCGAAATCCTGCTGAAGATCGAAGGCTGGCCGAAGGTCGAGGCCGTCCTCCGCCATGTCGACGGGATCGAGGCCATTGGCGTCGATCCCGCCCAGGTCGATCCCGATCACTGGCGGCACGTTGCCCATTGGATGAACGCGGGCGAAGCGCCGCGACCCTACACCGCCGAGCGCCATCAGGCATGGCTCCGGCGCCGGGAGATCGCCCCATGA
- a CDS encoding VOC family protein: MASADKFQPMHNIFCDDVEKQKQFYAAILGWDDIPEASSPIYRVLQGNGFQLAFNGVPAYELLGLKDRERRRTSTSSAGTMVTFVVEDWATVDEIAHKVPQLGGSIVKGPFATYYGQWQLVFNDPEFNIARITAMTIPEGAEIPVVNFD, encoded by the coding sequence AGACAAGTTCCAGCCTATGCACAACATCTTCTGCGATGATGTGGAGAAACAGAAACAATTTTACGCTGCAATCCTGGGTTGGGACGACATTCCCGAGGCCTCTTCGCCGATCTACCGGGTTCTGCAAGGCAATGGCTTCCAGCTGGCCTTCAACGGCGTCCCGGCCTATGAGCTTCTGGGCCTGAAGGATCGTGAGAGACGCAGGACATCAACATCCAGCGCCGGCACGATGGTGACGTTCGTGGTTGAAGACTGGGCAACGGTAGATGAGATCGCGCACAAGGTGCCCCAGCTTGGCGGGTCGATCGTCAAGGGGCCGTTTGCAACCTATTACGGGCAGTGGCAGTTGGTCTTCAACGATCCGGAGTTCAACATCGCGCGCATCACAGCCATGACCATTCCCGAGGGTGCCGAAATTCCGGTTGTCAACTTCGACTAG
- a CDS encoding UPF0149 family protein, with protein MAEGQIETAIAELARLQDDDSARREVLDRASFTMLHRPALGGRLVAKLCATEESAPELEPLTELLASALDAARMARENRKKRGDTFLEAVTDAVELASGQGRLSPFHRLLLASAWTRSGLPAPASLEVSSADMMRAAPGPAPQDRVAAEAALEDLFRSLIEQTEGDALALHAALTETFPAMPSAMRQHVIAWSVGRSEPIHARLACFWLLDPAAPVRAAAAQALGERAAAGTLSQEIASKMVILRSWMPQDEARASVDEALKLAMRSGLATGASAKPWIIHSVMATLPDGGGAQSVMIALQSGGSRKTAMLLFKQGHGVKDAYAVPCTSASEQKALISRISQETGSVKVPLNWLEGSLAMALADGLAAGLPPAPGIIEVSELCGLDKLRPEAVTTEAMISALPASERIRDLSAQARGKLINASEGWWDRHEIVQSWFEESDHAHEVLEGRHSPRALDSALWRWLETRRDFWARLVGRAADVLAAADHPDANSFTATAIALLEGRDLNKIPVMADVHDQTIEAWLFDDPNVDQDTTLEEWVEEAEAEAPKPERKGELARLVKGSAITADWIDGFLMSATIAPKVIAPNRWLPEILGSAIGNLTSDSIQRFADLILMRANACLDQAKEAAEFSAAMSARSQMAMRDWAAGFSYACGHFRSSWPAKSTGPDDRAMMQRVADAMATGFSAAEVKALSQWIAARHNRNCGS; from the coding sequence GTGGCGGAAGGGCAGATCGAAACAGCGATAGCGGAACTGGCGCGGCTGCAGGACGATGACAGCGCGCGCCGCGAGGTGCTGGACCGCGCAAGCTTTACGATGCTGCATCGGCCTGCATTGGGTGGGCGTCTGGTTGCGAAGCTCTGCGCCACGGAGGAGAGTGCCCCCGAGTTGGAGCCACTCACCGAATTGCTGGCATCGGCACTGGATGCCGCGCGCATGGCCAGGGAGAACCGCAAGAAGCGAGGTGATACCTTTCTTGAGGCAGTGACGGATGCGGTCGAACTGGCTTCTGGCCAGGGGCGCCTGAGTCCCTTCCACCGCCTGCTTCTTGCAAGCGCATGGACGAGGAGCGGACTGCCCGCACCCGCATCTCTTGAGGTTTCTTCCGCCGATATGATGCGCGCAGCGCCCGGCCCTGCCCCGCAGGATCGTGTCGCGGCGGAGGCGGCGCTGGAAGATCTGTTCCGCAGTCTGATCGAGCAGACCGAAGGCGATGCGCTCGCGCTGCATGCCGCGCTGACCGAGACATTCCCGGCAATGCCGTCGGCAATGCGTCAGCACGTCATCGCATGGTCGGTTGGACGATCGGAGCCGATCCACGCGAGGCTGGCATGTTTCTGGCTGCTCGATCCCGCTGCACCGGTCCGCGCTGCGGCGGCGCAAGCCTTGGGCGAACGCGCCGCGGCAGGCACGCTCTCGCAGGAGATAGCGAGCAAGATGGTGATCCTGCGCAGCTGGATGCCTCAGGACGAGGCCCGCGCTTCGGTGGACGAGGCATTGAAACTCGCCATGCGGTCGGGTCTGGCGACCGGCGCATCAGCCAAGCCGTGGATCATCCATTCGGTCATGGCCACACTGCCCGATGGCGGCGGCGCGCAAAGCGTCATGATCGCGCTACAATCGGGCGGAAGCCGCAAGACCGCGATGCTGCTCTTCAAGCAGGGCCACGGGGTCAAGGACGCCTATGCCGTGCCCTGCACGTCGGCGAGCGAACAGAAGGCGCTGATCAGCCGCATCAGCCAGGAGACCGGCTCGGTCAAGGTGCCCCTCAACTGGCTCGAAGGCAGCCTCGCCATGGCGCTGGCCGATGGCCTTGCAGCAGGGTTGCCCCCGGCCCCGGGGATCATCGAGGTGTCGGAACTTTGCGGCCTCGACAAGCTGCGACCTGAAGCCGTCACGACAGAAGCCATGATCTCTGCCTTGCCCGCGTCGGAACGTATACGCGACCTCTCGGCGCAGGCGCGAGGCAAGCTGATCAATGCCAGCGAAGGCTGGTGGGATCGTCATGAGATCGTCCAGAGCTGGTTCGAGGAAAGCGATCATGCGCATGAGGTGCTCGAGGGCCGCCACAGCCCGCGCGCGCTGGACTCGGCGCTGTGGCGATGGCTTGAGACCCGACGCGACTTCTGGGCGCGACTTGTCGGGCGGGCAGCCGATGTGCTGGCGGCGGCCGACCACCCGGACGCCAACAGCTTCACGGCCACGGCGATTGCGCTCCTCGAAGGGCGCGATCTGAATAAGATCCCGGTCATGGCCGATGTCCACGACCAGACAATCGAGGCGTGGTTATTCGACGACCCGAACGTGGATCAGGACACCACGCTTGAGGAATGGGTGGAAGAGGCGGAAGCAGAGGCGCCAAAGCCGGAGCGGAAGGGCGAACTGGCGCGCCTCGTGAAAGGCTCGGCGATCACGGCGGACTGGATCGACGGGTTCCTGATGTCGGCCACCATCGCGCCGAAGGTAATCGCGCCGAACAGGTGGCTACCCGAGATCCTCGGCAGCGCCATTGGCAACCTCACGTCGGATAGTATCCAGCGCTTCGCCGATCTGATCCTGATGCGCGCGAACGCCTGCTTGGACCAAGCGAAAGAGGCTGCGGAGTTTTCAGCGGCGATGTCCGCGCGAAGCCAGATGGCCATGCGGGACTGGGCGGCCGGGTTCAGTTATGCCTGTGGGCATTTCCGATCATCCTGGCCCGCAAAGTCGACCGGCCCGGATGATCGGGCGATGATGCAGCGCGTTGCCGATGCGATGGCCACGGGCTTCAGCGCTGCCGAGGTGAAGGCGCTCAGCCAGTGGATAGCCGCGCGCCATAATCGAAACTGCGGTTCCTGA
- a CDS encoding LysR family transcriptional regulator translates to MTTKVEFKDISNFVHVARTGSLTRAGMISGVPKATLSHSIRRLEDLLEVELFHRSQRGLQLTDAGRALLDNTGRIFDSIELAASAAQRAHSSLNGKVRILGSAEFGTSIIGAATLYLAREHPGLSFETRMYPSDTPLPEQTEFDCLIFVGTAPSSDHVCRKLGNVGYRAYASPLLLQRLGTPKSVEDIREMPGIEYTRKGIAEPWLLQDADGQRIGDYNVRFSVHDYWMAKFYAVSGEAIAYLPDFFVHYEVAEGDLIPLLQEANESEKISVWAIYGAARHRNPRVKLVIDTLCQNFDKLIRHPGYALVRQYP, encoded by the coding sequence ATGACGACCAAGGTTGAATTCAAGGATATCAGCAATTTCGTCCATGTCGCGAGGACAGGAAGCCTGACGCGCGCCGGTATGATCTCCGGCGTACCAAAGGCAACGCTCAGCCACAGCATCCGCCGCCTAGAGGATTTGCTGGAGGTTGAATTGTTTCATCGTTCTCAGAGAGGCTTGCAACTCACAGATGCTGGACGTGCCCTTCTAGATAATACCGGCCGTATATTTGATAGCATCGAATTGGCTGCAAGCGCGGCTCAACGTGCCCATAGCTCCTTGAATGGTAAAGTGAGGATATTAGGAAGCGCGGAGTTTGGGACCAGCATTATTGGTGCAGCAACTTTGTATTTGGCAAGAGAGCATCCGGGGCTATCCTTCGAAACACGAATGTACCCTAGTGACACCCCATTGCCGGAACAAACAGAATTTGATTGCCTTATTTTTGTTGGCACTGCCCCATCATCTGATCACGTTTGTCGAAAGCTAGGCAATGTTGGGTATCGCGCTTACGCTAGTCCACTACTTCTGCAGCGACTAGGAACCCCTAAGTCCGTTGAGGATATAAGGGAAATGCCCGGCATAGAATATACGCGCAAGGGAATAGCGGAACCTTGGTTACTTCAAGACGCAGATGGACAGCGGATTGGCGATTACAATGTACGGTTCAGTGTTCATGATTATTGGATGGCAAAATTCTATGCAGTTTCAGGAGAGGCAATAGCATATCTGCCGGACTTTTTTGTGCATTATGAGGTTGCTGAAGGTGACCTCATACCGCTCCTCCAAGAAGCCAACGAGAGTGAGAAAATATCTGTCTGGGCAATATATGGCGCCGCCCGCCATCGCAACCCGCGCGTTAAACTAGTAATTGATACGCTTTGCCAAAACTTCGACAAATTGATTCGTCATCCAGGCTATGCACTCGTGCGTCAGTACCCATAA
- a CDS encoding DUF736 family protein — protein sequence MAQIGQFTRTPSGYFGQLRTLSLDLELTFVPIDDVESENALRTAVRKSTTVAAG from the coding sequence ATGGCACAGATCGGCCAGTTTACCCGCACCCCGTCCGGCTATTTCGGGCAGCTTCGCACCCTCTCGCTCGACCTTGAGCTGACCTTTGTTCCGATCGATGATGTCGAGTCAGAGAACGCGCTGAGAACGGCGGTGAGAAAGTCGACCACGGTAGCGGCGGGATGA
- a CDS encoding IS5 family transposase (programmed frameshift), with protein sequence MSNLYWLSDAQMERLKPFFPKSHGKPRVDDRRVLSGIIFINRNGLRWCDAPKEYGPAKTLYNRWKRWSDNGVFARIMVGLAAESADHKTIMIDATYLKAHRTASSLCVKKGGRARQIGRTKGGMNTKLHAVADATGRPIGFFMSAGQVSDYTGAAALLGSLPKAGWLLADRGYDADWFREALKDRGIKVCIPGRKSRRKAVKYDKRRYKRRNRIEIMFGRLKDWRRVATRYDRCPETFFSAIMLAATVLFWL encoded by the exons ATGAGCAATCTTTACTGGCTGAGCGATGCCCAGATGGAACGCCTGAAGCCGTTCTTTCCCAAGAGTCATGGCAAGCCCCGCGTCGATGATCGCCGCGTTCTCAGCGGCATAATCTTCATCAACCGCAATGGGTTGCGGTGGTGTGATGCGCCGAAGGAATACGGGCCCGCCAAGACCCTCTACAACCGTTGGAAGCGCTGGAGTGACAACGGGGTCTTCGCCCGGATCATGGTCGGCCTGGCCGCTGAGAGCGCCGATCACAAGACGATCATGATCGATGCGACCTATCTCAAGGCACACCGCACGGCGTCGAGCCTGTGCGTGA AAAAAGGGGGGCGCGCACGCCAGATCGGGCGGACAAAAGGCGGCATGAACACCAAACTGCACGCCGTTGCCGATGCCACGGGGCGGCCGATCGGGTTCTTCATGTCGGCCGGCCAGGTCAGCGACTACACAGGCGCAGCGGCTCTTCTGGGCAGTCTGCCGAAGGCGGGTTGGCTGCTGGCTGACAGGGGCTACGACGCTGATTGGTTCAGAGAAGCGTTGAAAGACAGGGGGATAAAAGTCTGCATCCCCGGTCGAAAGTCCCGCAGGAAGGCCGTCAAATACGACAAGCGGCGCTACAAACGGCGCAACCGCATCGAGATCATGTTCGGCCGTCTGAAGGATTGGCGGCGCGTCGCCACCCGATACGACCGTTGCCCGGAAACCTTCTTCTCCGCGATCATGCTCGCCGCAACCGTCTTGTTCTGGCTGTGA
- a CDS encoding ribbon-helix-helix protein, whose product MTARTDKRGFAARPADPEGWIRAGDARPARDGAVTAHSARLTIDITPELRGRIKIAAIRRGITVADMLRDLLAREFPDISGDRP is encoded by the coding sequence ATGACGGCGCGCACCGACAAGCGCGGCTTCGCCGCCCGCCCGGCCGATCCCGAAGGCTGGATCAGGGCCGGCGATGCGCGACCAGCGCGAGATGGCGCCGTAACCGCCCATTCCGCCCGGCTGACGATTGACATCACGCCCGAGCTTCGCGGGCGGATCAAGATCGCCGCGATCAGACGCGGCATCACCGTCGCCGACATGCTGCGCGACCTGCTGGCGCGCGAGTTTCCCGACATATCGGGAGACCGCCCATGA
- the istA gene encoding IS21 family transposase, translating into MDLYRKVRLACSEGMSQREAARQFGVSRDSVRKMLAFSVPPGYRRTAPVKRPKLDGFTEIIDGWLEGDREVHRKQRHTAKRVFERLRDEHGFTGGYTIIKDYMRERERRGREIFVPLAHPPGHAQADFGEAVVVIGGVEQKAHFFVMDLPHSDACFVRAYPAATAEAWVDGHVHAFAFFGRVPVSVLYDNDRCLVAKILADGTRQRATLFSGFLSHYLFRDRYGRPGKGNDKGNAEGLVGYSRRNFMVPVPRFVSWASFNAYLEEQCRKRQADVLRGQSETIGERLVRDLVVMSDLPPAPFDACDQATGRVSSQALVRYKTNDYSVPVAYGHRDVWIRGYVDEVVIGCGGELIARHPRCYDREDMVFDPVHYLPLIERKINALDQAAPLAEWNLPPEFATLRRLMEARMIKAGRREYVQVLRLLETFDIDDLHAAVKKALQLGAVGFDAVKHLALCHVEKRPPKLDLDVYPYLPRANVGTTSAASYMSLLSGDAA; encoded by the coding sequence GTGGATTTGTATCGGAAGGTTCGCCTGGCTTGTTCAGAAGGCATGAGCCAGCGCGAGGCTGCGCGTCAGTTTGGGGTTTCCCGCGACAGCGTTCGGAAGATGTTGGCGTTCTCGGTTCCGCCTGGATACCGGCGGACGGCGCCGGTGAAGCGGCCGAAGCTGGATGGGTTCACCGAGATCATCGATGGCTGGCTGGAGGGGGATCGCGAGGTCCATCGAAAGCAACGGCACACGGCGAAGCGGGTATTCGAGCGGCTTCGCGATGAGCATGGCTTCACCGGCGGCTATACGATCATCAAGGACTATATGCGGGAGCGCGAGCGGCGCGGCCGAGAGATTTTCGTGCCGCTAGCCCATCCGCCAGGACATGCCCAGGCCGACTTCGGCGAGGCTGTGGTCGTCATCGGCGGCGTCGAGCAGAAGGCGCACTTCTTCGTTATGGACTTGCCGCACAGTGATGCCTGCTTCGTGCGCGCCTATCCCGCGGCGACAGCGGAAGCCTGGGTAGACGGCCACGTCCACGCCTTCGCCTTCTTCGGCAGGGTGCCGGTATCGGTCCTCTACGACAACGATCGCTGTCTTGTTGCGAAGATCCTGGCGGACGGCACACGTCAGCGGGCCACGCTCTTCAGCGGGTTCCTGTCCCACTACCTGTTCCGAGACCGCTATGGCCGCCCCGGCAAGGGGAACGACAAGGGCAACGCGGAAGGATTGGTCGGCTATTCCCGCCGCAACTTCATGGTCCCGGTCCCGCGGTTTGTGAGTTGGGCTTCGTTCAACGCCTATCTGGAGGAGCAGTGTCGCAAACGTCAGGCGGATGTTCTGCGCGGCCAGTCCGAGACCATCGGGGAACGCCTCGTGCGAGATCTGGTCGTGATGTCTGATCTGCCACCCGCGCCGTTCGATGCCTGCGACCAAGCCACCGGGCGAGTCAGTTCCCAAGCGCTGGTGCGCTACAAGACCAACGATTACTCGGTGCCGGTCGCCTACGGCCACCGCGATGTCTGGATCAGGGGCTATGTCGACGAGGTTGTGATCGGCTGCGGTGGCGAGCTCATCGCACGCCACCCCCGCTGCTATGACCGCGAGGACATGGTGTTCGATCCGGTGCATTACCTCCCGCTCATCGAGAGGAAGATCAATGCTTTGGATCAGGCCGCGCCTCTTGCCGAATGGAACCTGCCGCCGGAGTTCGCAACCCTGCGCCGCCTGATGGAGGCGCGGATGATCAAGGCGGGACGCCGGGAATATGTGCAGGTTTTGCGCCTGCTGGAAACCTTCGACATCGATGATCTCCACGCGGCCGTGAAGAAGGCCCTGCAATTGGGCGCTGTCGGCTTCGATGCCGTGAAGCACCTCGCTCTCTGCCATGTTGAGAAACGGCCGCCGAAGCTGGACCTCGATGTCTATCCCTACCTGCCGCGGGCCAACGTGGGGACCACCTCGGCGGCAAGCTACATGTCTCTGCTGTCGGGAGACGCGGCATGA
- a CDS encoding S26 family signal peptidase: MTRFRYVMATTAATLGIAITGFVPTAPRLVWNASASVPIGFYTVTPTQRIEVPDLVAVIPPEPIASFMVKRGYVARDVPLLKHVLGLPGQRVCRAGRAISVNGVPLGEARDHDSLGRDLPVWLGCRVIAEGEVFLMNPDVGDSLDGRYFGPLPASAVIGHAIPLFTDEDGDGRFVWRAPMR, translated from the coding sequence ATGACGCGCTTTCGCTATGTCATGGCGACAACGGCTGCCACGCTCGGGATCGCCATTACCGGATTCGTTCCGACCGCGCCAAGGCTGGTCTGGAACGCATCGGCCAGCGTGCCCATCGGCTTCTACACCGTCACGCCCACTCAGCGGATCGAGGTGCCCGATCTGGTCGCCGTCATCCCACCCGAACCCATCGCTTCGTTCATGGTCAAGCGCGGCTATGTCGCCCGCGACGTGCCGCTTCTGAAGCATGTCCTCGGCTTGCCCGGACAGCGCGTATGTCGCGCTGGCCGCGCCATCTCCGTCAACGGCGTTCCGCTCGGCGAGGCGCGCGACCACGACAGCCTCGGCCGAGACCTGCCGGTCTGGCTGGGCTGCCGCGTCATCGCCGAGGGCGAGGTTTTCCTGATGAACCCGGACGTCGGCGACAGCCTCGACGGCCGCTATTTCGGCCCGCTCCCCGCCTCCGCGGTGATCGGCCACGCGATCCCGCTTTTCACCGACGAAGACGGCGATGGCCGCTTTGTCTGGCGCGCGCCGATGCGGTGA
- the istB gene encoding IS21-like element helper ATPase IstB, with amino-acid sequence MTGAPQILLAHHLKTLKLPTFLREHEKLARQCAAEGLDHVQFLARLVELELIDREGRMIERRIKVAKFPAKKSLDSFDFKAIPKLNKMQVLDLARCEWIERRENVIALGPSGTGKTHVALGLGLAACQKGMSVSFTTAAALVNELMEARDERRLLRLQKQLASVKLLIIDELGFVPLSKTGAELLFEMISQRYERGATLITSNLPFDEWTETFGTERLTGALLDRLTHHVNILEMNGESYRLAQSRARNAGQTP; translated from the coding sequence ATGACCGGTGCGCCGCAGATCCTGCTTGCTCATCACCTGAAGACGCTGAAGCTCCCGACCTTCTTGCGGGAGCACGAGAAGCTGGCGCGCCAATGTGCAGCCGAGGGCCTGGACCACGTCCAGTTCCTCGCCCGACTGGTCGAACTGGAACTGATCGACCGCGAGGGACGGATGATCGAACGCCGGATCAAGGTTGCAAAGTTCCCCGCCAAGAAGAGCCTGGACAGCTTCGACTTCAAGGCGATCCCGAAGCTCAACAAGATGCAGGTGCTGGACCTTGCCCGTTGCGAATGGATCGAGCGGCGCGAAAACGTCATTGCGCTCGGACCGAGTGGCACGGGCAAGACGCATGTTGCTCTGGGGCTGGGACTGGCCGCTTGTCAGAAAGGAATGTCGGTCAGCTTCACTACGGCCGCGGCACTGGTCAACGAGTTGATGGAAGCCCGCGACGAGCGCCGCCTCCTGCGGCTCCAGAAGCAGCTGGCTTCGGTCAAACTGCTCATCATCGATGAACTGGGCTTCGTGCCTCTGTCAAAGACCGGCGCCGAGCTACTCTTCGAGATGATCTCGCAACGCTACGAGCGCGGCGCCACGCTCATCACCAGCAACCTGCCGTTCGACGAATGGACCGAGACCTTCGGAACAGAGCGGCTGACCGGCGCTCTGCTCGACCGCCTGACCCACCACGTCAACATCCTCGAGATGAATGGCGAGAGCTACAGGCTCGCGCAAAGTCGGGCCCGAAACGCCGGCCAGACCCCATAG